The Pseudogulbenkiania sp. MAI-1 sequence CGCCGATACTCTGTGATCAATCGACTGGAGGCGACATGCCGTTGACCGACATCGCCCAGGCGCTGGCCATCGTGCTGGTGTGGGGCGTCAATTTCGTGGTGATCAAGTGGGGCGTGGCCGATGTGCCGCCGCTGCTCCTGGGCGCGCTGCGCTTCACCCTGGCCGCGCTGCCGGCGGTGCTGTTCGTGCGCCGTCCGTCCGTGCCGTGGCGCTGGCTGGCGGTCTACGCGCTGACCGTCGGCGTCGGTCAGTTCGGCCTGCTGTTCTCCGCCATCAAGCTCGGCATGCCGGCCGGCCTCGCCTCCGTCGTCCTGCAGGCGCAAGCCTTCTTCACGCTGCTCTTGGCCTCGCTGGTGCTGGGCGAGCGCTGGAAGGCGGCGCAACTGGTGGGCCTGTTGTGCGCGCTGGCGGGGCTGGCGCTGATCGGCATCGGCAAGGGCGGCAGCATGAGCGCGATCGGCTTCGCGCTGACGGTGGCGGCGGCGCTGAGTTGGGCCGCCTCCAACGTGGTGGTGCGGCTGATCGGCCGCGCCGGCTATCGCGTCGAGCCGCTCGGCCTGGTGGTGTGGTCGAGCCTGGTCCCGCCCGTGCCGTTCCTGCTGCTGTCGTACTGGCTGGAGGGCGGCGAGCGCATCGCCGACGCGCTCGGCCATTTCTCGCTGTCGTCCTTGCTGGCGGTGGCCTATCTCGCCTTCGTCGCCACGCTGTTCGGCTACGGCCTGTGGAGCCGGCTGCTGGCGCGCCACGCCGCCAACAAGGTGGCGCCGTTCTCGCTGCTGGTGCCGGTGGTGGGGCTGATCGCCGCCAGCCTGCTGTTGGGCGAGCGGCTGAGCGTCTGGCAGGCGGCCGGTAGCCTGCTGCTCCTGGGCGGGCTGGCGGTCAACGTGCTGGGCGAGCGCCTGCGCCAGTTCTGGCGCCAGAAGGAGGCGGCCCGTGCGTGAGGTCTGTTTCGTATTGACGCCAGGCTTTCTGCTGCTCGACCTGGCCGGGCCGGCCGAGGCGTTCCGCATCGCCAACCAGTTCGGTGCCGAATTCACCCTGCGCCACCTTGGTATTGGCGACAGCGTGACCTCCTCGCTCGGCCTGCCGCTGGGCGGTATCGAGCCGCTGCCCGAGACCCTGGCCGACGGCACGCTGCTGGTGATTCCCGGCGTGACCGGCTCGGCCGAGGTGTACGACTGCGACGAGGCGCGCCGGATCGCGCGCTGGCTCGCCAGCCATGTCGACCCGCGCCGCCACCTGCTGGCGACGGTCTGCTCCGGCGCCCTGCTGGCGGCGCGTGCCGGCCTGCTCGCCGGGCGTGACTGCACCACCCACCACGTCCATCTCGAGCACCTGCGCCAGTTCGACCCGAGCGCCAAGGTGCGCGAGAACCGCGTGTTCGTCGAGGACGGCGCGGTGTTCAGCAGCGCCGGGGTGACCGCCGGCATCGACCTCGCGCTGCACCTGATCGCCCGGCTCGCCACCCCGGCGCTGGCGCGCGACGTGGCGCGCCACATGGTGGTGTACTTCCGCCGCTCGCCGCAGGACCCGGAACTATCGCCCTGGCTCAGCCACCGCAACCACCTGCATCCGGCCGTGCATCGCGCGCAGGACCTGATCGCCGGCGAGCCGGAGCAACCTTGGAGCGTGGACGCGCTGGCCGAGGCGGTGCATGTCAGCCCGCGCCATCTGGCGCGATTGTTCCGTCAGCATGCCGGGGTGTCGGTGCACGACTACCAGCAGCAGATCCGCCTCGCCCGGGCGCGGCAGTGGCTTGCCGCCGGCCTGTCGCGCGAGAAGGCGGCACTGTCGGCCGGCTTCTCGTCGGCGCGGCAGCTGGGGCGGGCCGAACGGCAATGCACACCGTAAACTCCCACGCCGGCTCAAGTTTTCGGGGCAATGGCCGATAAGCGGGTTGACGCTCTATGACATTGGTTCATACCATCCTGTCAGAACAACCCTCGGTAATCGCCATGAAACCTGCCCTGATGCTCCGTCTCTCCGTGTTGACCCTGGCGCTCGGCCTGAGCGCCTGCGCCGCCCCGCGCCAGCCCGCCGCTGCCGCCAGCACCGAGCCGATGAGTGGTACCGGCTACGTCGGGGCCGGCATCGAGCCGGAAGCGCCCAAGGTGGTGGTCAAGGAAGTGAACCCGTATCAGCCGATCACCATCCGCGTCACCGGTGTCGGCGCCGCGCCGATCACCAACACCCTGAGCCCGTCGCAGCGCAAGCTCCTGGGGCTGCGCGCCGCCAAGCTCGACGCTTTCCGCGCCGTCGCCGAAGAGGTGCAGGGCATGAAGCTGGTCGGCAATAGCGCGGTGTCCAACATGCTGGCCACCAACGATGCCTTCCGCACCTACGTCGATGCCTACTTGCGCGGCGTGAAGATCCTGTCCAACACCATGGCGCCGGACGGCACCACCGAGGCGGTGGCCGAGATCGTGCTCGACCACGACTTCTACCGCGAATACAAGAAGGCGCTGGAGCGCAGCGGCAGCGTGATGAAGGCGGCGCAGGAAAGCGCGGTGGACGGCGTGGCCTGCACCGACGGCAACTGCGGCGCCAGCCGTTACGACAGCAACTACTATGTAGCCCAGTGATGAAGCATCTGCCTTGTCTTCGTTGCATTGCCGCCCTCGTGGCGGCATTTGTTTTGCCGCTGGCGCCGGCTGGAGCGGCCAAGCTGCTCGGCACCGGCATCGCCACGCTCGACCACGGCGTACCGGCGGCACGCGAGCTGGCCATCCAGGATGCTATCCGTCAGGCCGCGCTGGCACAGGGCGCCAGCCTGCAATCGACCGAGTATGCCGCTAACGGCCAGCTCAACGACAGTACGCGGCTCTCCGCCGCACCGCTGTCCGGCAAGGTGACGGTACGGCGCGAGTACCAGCGCGACGGGCTGTACTACGTCGAGGTGGAAGTCGACACCGGCGACGTGCGAGCAGGCGGTCAGCAGTGCATTCAAGCGGGCGGGAGGGAGCTGCGGCGGCGCGTGGTGGCGACCTATTTCAACGTCGAACGCCCGGCCGACGCCTCGGACATGCCGGAGCTGGCCACGCAGCTGCCGGTCGAGCTGGCGCGCCGCCTGTCTGCCGGCGGCCGCTTCCTGGCCAGCGAGGCCGGCCGGGTCTCGGTGCTGGCTGACCCCAAACTGGCCGAGCCGCAGGCCGGGGCCGAGATGGTGCGCGAGATCGGACGGCGCGAAGGCGTGCAGTTCGTGATCGGCGGGCGGGTGCTGGATACCGCTCCAGCCGCCAGCGGCCTGCGCGCCTCGCTGTTCGATGGCGACCACGGCGGCGAGCAGGGCGTGTTCTACAATGGGCCGTTCTCGGGCCTCCTGGGTGGCGCGGTGCGCTACCGCCCGACCGTGCGCCAGTTCGACGTCGAGGTCTGGGTCTACGATGCCCTGACCGGCGGTCTGCTCGTCAATCATCGCCTGAGCACCAGCGGCACCGGCCAGGTGGCGCCGCCGGCACCGCGGCCGTTCGGTTCGGCGGCGTTCTGGCGCAGCGATTACGGCCGTGCCGTGGACCAGTTGCTCGACCGCGCGGTACAGCAGACCGCCGACACCCTGGCCTGCATCCCGTTCACGGCGCGCGTGGCTCGGGTCGAGGGCGGCAAGCGGGTCTACCTCGACGCCGGCGGCCTGGCCGGCCTCGCGGTGGGTGACCGGCTGCTGATTTACAAGCCGCAGCCGGCTGCCCCGTTGCGCGGTGCCGGCACGGCCGGCGAGCTGGGCATCGCCGAAGCCCTGTCCGGCACCGTGGTGCTGACCCAGGTGCAGCCGGGGCTGTCGATCGGCGTGGTACAGAACGCGCGGCTTGGCGTGGAAGAGGGCGACTACCTGCGCTTCCTGCCGCCGCGCTAAAAAGCGAGTTTTGGTGGGAGAGGGTGCCGCACCGCTATCCCAGGCCATTTCGCCCGGCGGCGTTCCGTCGACCGGCCTGTTCGATGAAACCGGCGCAGTTTTTATGCCCAAACGTTGTCTTGGATCAAGCTTGATACACGCTGAGTTGATAATCATTCCTAGCACGTATATAGTACACAGCTGATAGCGATTCTCACTCATACTTGACTTGGATAGGAGCTCGATCTTGAAGAAGCAGCTGATGTTTGCCGCGGTACTGGCGGCGTTTGCCGGTTCGGCCATGGCGGAAGAAATCGTGGTCTACAGCGCACGTGCCGAACAACTGGTCAAGCCGCTGATCGAGGCCTACAAGAAGGAAACCGGCGTCGACGTCAAGCTGGTGTCCGACAAGGAAGGCCCGCTGATGGAGCGCATGCGCGCCGAAGGCAGCAACAGCCCGGCCGACATCCTGCTGACCGTGGACGCGGGCAACCTGTGGCAAGCGTCCAACATGGGCCTGCTCAAGCCGGTCAAGTCCAAGGTGCTGCAAGCCAACGTGCCGGCCCACCTGCGCGATCCGAAGAACGAATGGTTCGGCTTGTCGATCCGCGCCCGCACCATCTTCTACAACACCCAGAAAGTGAAGCCGGCTCAGCTGTCTAGCTATGAAGACCTGGCCGATCCGAAGTGGAAGGGCAAGCTGTGCCTGCGCACTTCCAAGAAGGTTTATAACCAGTCGCTGGTGGCGATGATGCTGAGCGAACATGGTCCGGCGAAGACCGAGAAGATCGTGCGCGGCTGGGTCGACAACCTGGCGGCCGACGTGTTCCCGGACGACACCAAGATGCTGGAGGCGATCGGCGCCGGCCAGTGTGAGGTGGGCCTCGCCAACACCTACTACTACGGCCGCCTGATGGAGAAGAGCCCGAACCTGCCGATCGGCATCTTCTGGGCCAACCAGAAGGGCAAGGGCACCCACGTGAACGTCTCCGGCGCCGGCGTGGCCAAGTATGCCAAGAACGAGCAGGGCGCGATCAAGTTCATCGAATGGCTGTCGTCCGACAAGGCACAGAACCTGTTCGCCGACGTCAACATGGAATTCCCGGTCAACCCGAAGGTGAAGCCGGACCCGAAAGTGGCGGCCTGGGGCAGCTTCAAGCAGAACCTGATCAACGTCTCCA is a genomic window containing:
- a CDS encoding flagellar assembly protein T N-terminal domain-containing protein, which codes for MKHLPCLRCIAALVAAFVLPLAPAGAAKLLGTGIATLDHGVPAARELAIQDAIRQAALAQGASLQSTEYAANGQLNDSTRLSAAPLSGKVTVRREYQRDGLYYVEVEVDTGDVRAGGQQCIQAGGRELRRRVVATYFNVERPADASDMPELATQLPVELARRLSAGGRFLASEAGRVSVLADPKLAEPQAGAEMVREIGRREGVQFVIGGRVLDTAPAASGLRASLFDGDHGGEQGVFYNGPFSGLLGGAVRYRPTVRQFDVEVWVYDALTGGLLVNHRLSTSGTGQVAPPAPRPFGSAAFWRSDYGRAVDQLLDRAVQQTADTLACIPFTARVARVEGGKRVYLDAGGLAGLAVGDRLLIYKPQPAAPLRGAGTAGELGIAEALSGTVVLTQVQPGLSIGVVQNARLGVEEGDYLRFLPPR
- a CDS encoding GlxA family transcriptional regulator; the protein is MREVCFVLTPGFLLLDLAGPAEAFRIANQFGAEFTLRHLGIGDSVTSSLGLPLGGIEPLPETLADGTLLVIPGVTGSAEVYDCDEARRIARWLASHVDPRRHLLATVCSGALLAARAGLLAGRDCTTHHVHLEHLRQFDPSAKVRENRVFVEDGAVFSSAGVTAGIDLALHLIARLATPALARDVARHMVVYFRRSPQDPELSPWLSHRNHLHPAVHRAQDLIAGEPEQPWSVDALAEAVHVSPRHLARLFRQHAGVSVHDYQQQIRLARARQWLAAGLSREKAALSAGFSSARQLGRAERQCTP
- a CDS encoding extracellular solute-binding protein, producing MKKQLMFAAVLAAFAGSAMAEEIVVYSARAEQLVKPLIEAYKKETGVDVKLVSDKEGPLMERMRAEGSNSPADILLTVDAGNLWQASNMGLLKPVKSKVLQANVPAHLRDPKNEWFGLSIRARTIFYNTQKVKPAQLSSYEDLADPKWKGKLCLRTSKKVYNQSLVAMMLSEHGPAKTEKIVRGWVDNLAADVFPDDTKMLEAIGAGQCEVGLANTYYYGRLMEKSPNLPIGIFWANQKGKGTHVNVSGAGVAKYAKNEQGAIKFIEWLSSDKAQNLFADVNMEFPVNPKVKPDPKVAAWGSFKQNLINVSNAGAKQAEAVMLMDRVGYK
- a CDS encoding EamA family transporter encodes the protein MPLTDIAQALAIVLVWGVNFVVIKWGVADVPPLLLGALRFTLAALPAVLFVRRPSVPWRWLAVYALTVGVGQFGLLFSAIKLGMPAGLASVVLQAQAFFTLLLASLVLGERWKAAQLVGLLCALAGLALIGIGKGGSMSAIGFALTVAAALSWAASNVVVRLIGRAGYRVEPLGLVVWSSLVPPVPFLLLSYWLEGGERIADALGHFSLSSLLAVAYLAFVATLFGYGLWSRLLARHAANKVAPFSLLVPVVGLIAASLLLGERLSVWQAAGSLLLLGGLAVNVLGERLRQFWRQKEAARA
- a CDS encoding LPP20 family lipoprotein, with translation MKPALMLRLSVLTLALGLSACAAPRQPAAAASTEPMSGTGYVGAGIEPEAPKVVVKEVNPYQPITIRVTGVGAAPITNTLSPSQRKLLGLRAAKLDAFRAVAEEVQGMKLVGNSAVSNMLATNDAFRTYVDAYLRGVKILSNTMAPDGTTEAVAEIVLDHDFYREYKKALERSGSVMKAAQESAVDGVACTDGNCGASRYDSNYYVAQ